In Arsenicicoccus dermatophilus, a genomic segment contains:
- the pheA gene encoding prephenate dehydratase — protein sequence MRYAYLGPEGTFTEQALLQLPSASTPDARRVPCATVDAALAAVRSGSADAAVVPIENSAEGGVSATLDALATGDPLVVVGEMLVPITFVLAAPRGTALGEVRAVGTHSHAWAQVRGWMAKHLPQASYVPTLSTAAAAAGLAPDRAAAEPSPYDAAVCAPLAATVHGLEVLASDIGDDAGAVTRFVLVTRPGATPPATGADKTTVVLYQRADHPGGLLELLEQFAARGVNLTRLESRPTGEGMGRYCFSVDVAGHVADERVGEALMGLRRVCADVRFLGSYPRADRLPATVAAGTRDDDFVAAREWLRSVRG from the coding sequence ATGCGGTACGCCTACCTGGGACCCGAGGGCACCTTCACCGAGCAGGCCCTGCTGCAGCTGCCGTCCGCGTCGACGCCCGACGCCCGACGGGTGCCCTGCGCGACCGTGGACGCGGCACTCGCGGCGGTGCGGTCCGGGTCGGCGGACGCCGCGGTCGTCCCCATCGAGAACTCCGCCGAGGGGGGCGTCTCGGCCACCCTCGACGCGCTCGCCACCGGGGACCCGCTGGTGGTCGTCGGCGAGATGCTGGTGCCGATCACCTTCGTGCTGGCCGCCCCTCGCGGGACGGCGCTCGGCGAGGTCCGGGCCGTGGGCACCCACTCCCACGCCTGGGCGCAGGTCCGCGGGTGGATGGCGAAGCACCTGCCGCAGGCGTCCTACGTCCCGACGCTGTCGACGGCCGCTGCCGCTGCGGGCCTGGCCCCGGATCGGGCTGCGGCAGAGCCGAGTCCGTACGACGCAGCGGTCTGCGCCCCCCTCGCCGCGACGGTGCACGGGCTCGAGGTGCTCGCGAGCGACATCGGGGACGACGCCGGCGCGGTCACCCGCTTCGTCCTGGTCACCCGCCCCGGGGCGACGCCGCCCGCGACGGGAGCGGACAAGACGACCGTGGTGCTCTACCAGCGAGCCGACCACCCGGGCGGGCTGCTGGAGCTGCTCGAGCAGTTCGCCGCCCGCGGGGTCAACCTCACCCGCCTGGAGTCCCGCCCGACCGGGGAGGGGATGGGGCGCTACTGCTTCTCGGTCGACGTGGCGGGGCACGTCGCGGACGAGCGGGTGGGCGAGGCGCTGATGGGGCTGCGACGGGTCTGCGCCGACGTGCGCTTCCTGGGGTCCTACCCGCGCGCCGACCGGCTGCCGGCCACCGTGGCCGCGGGGACGCGGGACGACGACTTCGTGGCGGCGCGGGAGTGGCTGCGCTCGGTGCGGGGCTGA
- a CDS encoding peptidase E, which yields MTHILCMGGGGFSKAPDGAATALDRHALELTGKSNPLVCFAPTASADDPQYIHRFLTAFGGLGVQTMVLTLWQDSRHALERFGDIDLLYVGGGSTVNLMALWDAHGVSQEVRDLRAERDVVFAGVSAGANVWCEGCTTDSFGGIDPWRGGLGFVRGSFSPHFDSEADRAPQFLSWVREGDLPVGWAADDGAALHVLDGKVQACLAEREGAKVYRVDRTGITAQPMTRLG from the coding sequence ATGACGCACATCCTCTGCATGGGCGGCGGCGGCTTCTCCAAGGCGCCCGACGGGGCGGCCACGGCCCTCGACCGTCATGCCCTCGAGCTGACCGGCAAGTCCAACCCGCTGGTGTGCTTCGCGCCCACGGCCTCCGCAGACGACCCGCAGTACATCCACCGCTTCCTGACCGCGTTCGGCGGTCTCGGGGTGCAGACCATGGTCCTCACCCTCTGGCAGGACAGCCGCCACGCGCTGGAGCGCTTCGGCGACATCGACCTGCTCTACGTCGGTGGCGGCTCGACCGTCAACCTCATGGCCCTGTGGGACGCCCACGGGGTCAGCCAGGAGGTCCGCGACCTGCGGGCCGAGCGCGACGTGGTCTTCGCCGGGGTCAGCGCCGGCGCCAACGTGTGGTGCGAGGGGTGCACCACCGACTCCTTCGGCGGCATCGACCCCTGGCGCGGGGGTCTCGGCTTCGTGCGGGGCTCGTTCTCGCCGCACTTCGACTCCGAGGCGGACCGCGCCCCGCAGTTCCTGTCCTGGGTGCGCGAGGGCGACCTGCCCGTCGGCTGGGCCGCCGACGACGGCGCGGCCCTGCACGTCCTCGACGGCAAGGTCCAGGCCTGCCTCGCCGAGCGCGAGGGCGCCAAGGTCTACCGTGTGGACCGCACCGGCATCACCGCGCAGCCGATGACCAGGCTGGGCTGA
- a CDS encoding SRPBCC family protein produces MTAHHYRFEQVWQVPLPLRPAFEILRDVDGYDRWWPQVRQVQRVGPDEVRMTLRSGLPVALRVVLSRQVEDPDSGVLRVGLTGDLTGWAMWQLTWEGETTTAARWSQECDLTHPRLARLPAATRPAFELNHVHMMRAGEAGLRKHLQV; encoded by the coding sequence ATGACCGCCCACCACTACCGGTTCGAGCAGGTGTGGCAGGTGCCGCTCCCGCTGCGCCCGGCCTTCGAGATCCTGCGGGACGTCGACGGCTACGACCGGTGGTGGCCGCAGGTGCGACAGGTCCAGCGGGTCGGACCCGACGAGGTCCGGATGACCCTGCGGTCCGGGCTGCCGGTCGCGCTGCGCGTGGTGCTGTCCCGCCAGGTCGAGGACCCGGACTCGGGCGTGCTCCGCGTCGGGCTCACGGGTGACCTCACCGGCTGGGCGATGTGGCAGCTGACCTGGGAGGGCGAGACCACCACGGCCGCCCGCTGGTCCCAGGAGTGCGACCTCACCCATCCCCGGCTGGCCCGGCTGCCCGCCGCGACCCGACCGGCCTTCGAGCTCAACCACGTCCACATGATGCGCGCGGGCGAGGCGGGACTGCGCAAGCACCTGCAGGTATGA
- a CDS encoding phosphatase PAP2 family protein codes for MPFLLRYDLDRTRPRAGEAFKDLAVRALAPAFVLFLAILGFGKLLMGPLLGVRTAEAPLSKDIEQARTPLWNSITHVWSTIGNTEYVIGLCLIVVALVWWRTKEWWYAVIPGIAIALQASVFVAATELTGRPRPDVTKLDPAPPTSSFPSGHVGAATALYLTFALMAHRITNPVLRRVVQTICVIVPLLVAFGRFYRGMHSPVDITVGFLNGILCTVMAWLWLRRHERHRDDARTSRSEHAHSA; via the coding sequence ATGCCCTTCCTCCTCCGATATGACCTCGATCGCACCCGCCCCCGCGCGGGCGAGGCCTTCAAGGACCTCGCGGTGCGCGCCCTCGCCCCGGCGTTCGTGCTGTTCCTCGCGATCCTCGGCTTCGGCAAGCTCCTGATGGGCCCGCTGCTCGGCGTGCGCACCGCCGAGGCGCCGCTGAGCAAGGACATCGAGCAGGCCCGCACCCCGCTGTGGAACTCGATCACGCACGTCTGGTCCACCATCGGCAACACGGAGTACGTCATCGGTCTGTGCCTGATCGTCGTCGCCCTCGTGTGGTGGCGCACCAAGGAGTGGTGGTATGCCGTCATCCCCGGCATCGCCATCGCCCTGCAGGCCAGCGTGTTCGTGGCGGCGACCGAGCTGACGGGCCGTCCGCGTCCCGACGTCACCAAGCTGGACCCGGCCCCGCCCACCTCCAGCTTCCCCAGCGGGCACGTGGGCGCCGCGACCGCGCTCTATCTCACCTTCGCGCTGATGGCGCACCGCATCACCAACCCGGTCCTGCGCCGCGTGGTGCAGACGATCTGCGTGATCGTCCCGCTGCTCGTGGCCTTCGGCCGGTTCTACCGCGGCATGCACTCGCCGGTGGACATCACGGTCGGCTTCCTCAACGGCATCCTGTGCACGGTCATGGCGTGGCTGTGGCTGCGTCGCCACGAGCGGCACCGCGACGACGCCCGCACCTCCCGCTCCGAGCACGCGCACTCGGCATGA
- a CDS encoding phosphatase PAP2 family protein, which produces MHRLQRHHLKRLGNAVLTSVLLSLPVVALAVLVQQRFEPLIHLDTEIIRRATDHTRSHPQLRSALVVWQEIWQPWRAYVAATLVCLWTWRAKGMAARSLWAWVTMMVGWNLFLQAKLLVQRARPIVDDPVSTAPGYSFPSGHAANTSAICITLVVLLWPLLRTAAARVAACLVAAAVTVSILLDRVFLGVHYPSDVTAGLVLAAALVYGSWRGFVRPHHLEPGVPANPADPTDPSTPDPSEPDPSAHARPTTHPAPGQTAPGPEQRSR; this is translated from the coding sequence TTGCACCGCCTCCAGCGTCATCACCTCAAGCGCCTCGGCAACGCCGTCCTGACCTCGGTCCTGCTCAGCCTGCCCGTCGTGGCGCTCGCGGTGCTCGTGCAGCAGCGCTTCGAGCCGCTGATCCACCTGGACACGGAGATCATCAGGCGGGCGACGGACCACACCCGTTCGCACCCGCAGCTGCGGTCGGCCCTCGTGGTCTGGCAGGAGATCTGGCAGCCCTGGCGGGCGTATGTCGCAGCGACCCTGGTGTGCCTGTGGACCTGGCGGGCCAAGGGGATGGCCGCCCGCTCGCTGTGGGCCTGGGTCACCATGATGGTCGGCTGGAACCTCTTCCTGCAGGCCAAGCTCCTGGTCCAGCGCGCCCGTCCGATCGTCGACGACCCGGTGTCGACCGCGCCGGGCTACAGCTTCCCGTCGGGGCATGCCGCCAACACCTCCGCCATCTGCATCACCCTGGTGGTGCTGCTCTGGCCGCTGCTGCGCACCGCGGCGGCGCGGGTCGCGGCCTGCCTGGTGGCCGCCGCCGTCACCGTGTCGATCCTGCTCGACCGCGTCTTCCTGGGGGTGCACTATCCCTCGGACGTGACCGCCGGCCTGGTGCTGGCCGCAGCCCTGGTCTACGGCTCCTGGCGCGGCTTCGTGCGTCCCCACCACCTCGAGCCCGGCGTCCCGGCCAACCCCGCCGACCCCACCGACCCGAGCACGCCCGACCCGAGCGAGCCCGACCCGAGCGCCCACGCTCGTCCCACCACCCATCCCGCCCCCGGGCAGACCGCCCCCGGGCCCGAGCAGCGGAGCCGCTGA